The Stigmatopora argus isolate UIUO_Sarg chromosome 6, RoL_Sarg_1.0, whole genome shotgun sequence region TAACAGCAAGAGTAAGGGTAGTCACCTCCAAATCGCcacaacatttttgaaaataggTGTGGGAATACGTTTGtgagggtgagtgagtgagtgagtaagacAGATAGAGAGCGAAAGACAGAaagaaggggagagagagagagaagcaaCGTGGGAAGAAATATGGACTGTCAATTGTATGGAATTACAGACTGCTGAGTCCACCCATTCTACAGAGACCATGTTATCATAATTTGGCAGCctcaaacacacagacacgtgCACCTAAATTCTCTCTCACATCCGCACAAATGTAGTTGTAAGGAATTTGACGCTAAATATGATCgtggcaatgttttttttcttaggctGAAGTCCAGGAATCCATCATAGACCAGGCACATCCATCCTAATATGTGCATAAAAGGTAATATGGTGCTATAATAGGAACATTTCACCACAAAAAGAACTTGTGATGTTTTATCGCATTACAATGGTGTATTGTGCGAAAACGCTGACCCCGCCTACAAAACTGACTGAGACAATTCCATGACATAGTTCATAAACCTTCCATGTTAGTTTATGGGTGTATTTGGGTGTCATTCCAAAGTAAAGCCACTAGACAGACAGACGACAGGTCGAACCCTGGATAGTAACCTACACCACTATTTCCTTTTTACCCATGACCCCACGGGACATGATTAATAGCCACTGGAGTGCCTTTTTTTCGCCCACTGCTGACCATTTTCACTAAATGTCCACTACTAGTGTTCATAGGCACCAGGCCAATTCCATTTACCATGGGTCACTCACTCAAACCAACTTCATTTATCAcagttcatttcaaaatagTCTATAAGTCTCGAGCCGTCTTTAAGACAAGTAATGTATGGCAATgcatggctcgcgagccatatatggctctttTAAGGAATGCATCTGGCTGCACACAGCATCTTAAGTGCAGAAAAAGCTAGCTGCTGGCAACAGAACACAGTATGTGTGTTTACAACTTTAATTCAGTGATGAGACAAGTTAGATAAAACACCCACTACTCAAATACTAATCTTTTACCAACAATGTCTTTAGTAAGGAAAAAATAGCAGTATAATATTGTACTTTATCCAAAGTGATATTAAACATACCTTAAGATTAAAGAATGTGAGAAACATTGTCCTGATCCTTCGAGAGTTAGTGTAATGGGACACAATATTCAAAAGGTTTGGGAAAAGCCTGGATAAGTGTTACATCGACTGGGACATTTCCAAGTACTTGAACAGCATGATTCCTTGAATCTGAGACTAAACAGgtgtttttgcatgtttctTTTAAGGAATAcaactgctttttttcttactcaCCTCAGCGAGAAGCAGAATCTCAGGGAGTACCTCAGGATCCATCTTTAAAACCATACTTTTGGGCTCATCTTGGTGCTCCTTGGTGCTTCCGATGCCGAGGCTGTGAATGCAGCCCATGCTTGCAGCCTTTTGTGGCCCCGGTCAATAATTTTGTTGAATGCTGAATTTGTGCTACCTGGAGAGAACCTCCGGAAGCTTCATCTCCAAGTCCACTTCCCCAACATAATCCAACCTTCCAATGACTCTTACTCCTCAATAAGTTGACTTCTTGCTTCACCTCTTACTACTGGTGTCAACTCCTACTCTTTCACCCCTACTCCTCTGACACTCATCCCATTCCTCTCGCAGTTCAACTTTTCTCACTCTCGAAGCATGCGGGCGTCCACTCAGCACCTCCCTTCTCCCATTCCACTTGGCAGCACCTTCCTCTGTTTCTGAAAAGCCTCAAACAAGAAGTGTTCTGCCACACTCACGCAGAGACCCTCCTGCTCCATCCAGCTCCTCTTGCTGTCTGCATTGGGGGAAAGGGGGCAGCTGTTTATGGCCCCTTCCTCTTCTCCCATTGGCTTTATTTCAAGACTTCTCGCAGTCAGAACTGCTTTTAAAGCCGACCGCTGCATCAAGACAAACGCAAAACAACTAAATAGGGCTTTTTTAGGCCTCCTCATTTCACAAAGAGTGCTTGACTTTATTTCACTAAAGACCTGTTGAGCTGTATGAAAGATTAAAACCTTAGGAAAGATAAAGGAAGAataatgtccatgttttgaggGTGATGTGTATTGTGGTCTTTGACAGTCACAAGGAACTGCATTGCAAagtacaaatattttaatttaattatttaatttaattaaaaacttAGAATCATGtagaagttgtaaaaaaaattggggctCAAGATTCAAATACTTTGAAAAGAAGACCAAACTAAAACTTAAAATACTATTAAGgatatacacattttaaaaatccttaTATTCATTGTCTGGTCACAGTATAAATGTAAATTTCCACAATAACACCCCATTTGATTCCAGGGggcgggggaaaaaacaactaaatttaTCACTATTCATCTATATAATCAATGTCATGGTCTTTGTGTCAATTGGCATTTAGTAAATGTGTTTGAATTTTAGAGTACCCTAATACTGTAGCATCTTTGACAGGAAGGCGCAGAAATAGACTCAACTATTCTTGAGTTCTCTCCACTCAGATGAAAACAATGATTTTCTGTGTGCTTAAATCTCAAAACAACTCCCTCTCTATCTAACATGCACTGAACTGTAATTCCTTGGACAAAACTACTCTTTTAGCAGGCAGTTGGGAGAGGAAAATTATAAACAAGAACGTCTTTCTTCCAACAAGTTTTGACTGCTTGAGGCGGGCTTTGGCGTTAAAGGGAGGGCTAAATTGTGGATGCAAAATAAATTAGAAGGGGCACATTGAATATTTAGTTTGGGTCAAACTTATATTGCATCTAGGAACACAAAAAGAGTCAGTGAATGACAACAGCACCAGTTCGGCTGTAACGTATGACGAGAAAAGACCCTCGGGTCTacgtgtgtaggtgtgtgtgaaGCAACTGTTGACTCACATGGTGACACAGGTGGAGGCTGGTGCCAAAAGGTCTCTTGAAGGTTCTCCAAATTTTCCAGATCTTCATTCCAAAGTAGAATTTTGTTCTTCCTTAAGTATGCTCGAGACGTGTTGCCAAAATATGAATGAAGGATGGAGCCAAAAAGacaagtagaaaaaaaacaactgttagtcacattaaaaatacaaataggtAACGtgatgaggcaaaaaaaaaatgttggtaacTCACCTGCCCAGTGCGCCCAAAAAACAACTAGGTGCAAAACATCTATCAGTATGCTAAAACTGAAATATTGCATGTACTGTATATATCTGTACCCTATCATACATATATAGCAGTCTACCGTGGTACTACTACGATTACTCTGGCATTGAGTGTACATAGACGTAATGAAAACAGGTTAATTACCAAATCGCCTGCAGAAATGAAGGGAATCCCATTTGAGCGGTAAATCTGCAGAACATTGCAGCTGACCTTGCAGTGTGTGGGTGGGGGGGGTCAGCGCAGCAGGGTCCCTGCCAGCTGCCACCAAGAGTCTAGGTTGCAGGAGGGCACTGGCTGaaaaaacattgttaaaatGTCTCCAGCAGACCTCACTACCCATCAAGGATGCAgaaattgttggaataatgtGATTCATGTGTCATCATTCATATTAGGATTTATAGAACAATGTAATATTTAATGTGTACATTAAGCTCAGTTTGGTTTACTAAGTTTATAGTACTcatgaaatattatttggtATCGCAATAATCTCTTGTGAGCCCACAcaaaaaggaacattttatatgcaaataCCTGTAGTGAGATTTACTTTTGATTCTTAGGTGGCAAAAATTGGTGTGCAATTAAAGTTTAACAAAACTTTGACAAGATGAAGGGTCCAAAATACATTTAACCAAAACCAAGCACCTCATTGGAAGTCATAATTTGCATTTAGAGACTTATTTTTGCAAAAGGAGGATCTATTAAATACTATGTAATTATTCAGTTGGCCGGCCCAAACGTAAGCACGTGGATTGTTGTGTAAATACGCTTCATAACAAGATCATCTACTCTTGTTGATACTAGTTTATGTCATGAAAACCTCGCACACTGTAGTCCTCACAAGTAGAGAATGACTGGCAGACAGCAGTGGAGAATGGGAAGACTGCCAGAAAAGAGAGCAGACAAGACTTTAATTGAAGCGATTTCATCAGGTGTAGAAAGAGAACGTCTGTACAACCATTAGGGGAGAACAATAATGGCACTTGAAAGACTCAAAGTGAGCCATGACACGTGGTGGTTCCTCAGGGTCTATGGAAATATGTCAAAGCCTTTGCTGTTGTTGTACAGTGGACACAATTAATGCAGAAAAGCCGTATGGGTAAGTTTCAGAATATAGTCCGTGCTGGAAGACAATATTTGTGATTAAAATTTAGAGAGGAAGAATTTAAAAGGGATGAATATGCTTGTCACATGACTAATAAAAATTAATGCATCAATGCGGAAACATGTTATCTTATTGAAGGATTATTAGTTGAGGTTAAGTCTATTGTAGCTTTTGCTCCATCAGCTAAGATCAATTGACCACACCTTTCATccacaaatgtacaattttttttctcccacttttttttttccatttatttattacaatttTTCAACTTTATCCATCACTTTCCATGAGCTGGAGACGCTTTACCCCTCGTTAAAATAAGTCCAGTAAGTGACTATTGTGAAGATCCTGTAGGAGTCGTCAGAGTTGAGTCAAGGAAGGAGGCAAGAACAGAGGAAAAGGGAAAGGACAGGTTTGAaagagggaaggagggaggaaCTGGTGGCTGCCCCTCCCTCGGGGGCTGCTTCTGCATGAGGAGAATATAAACTATGTGAAATGATTATTATTCTGATGTTCATTCGCTCCTCTTTTTTTGCCATCTTCTCTACTCCACATCCCCAGCGTCGTCACCGTCTCCATCCATTAGCAAAGCAGCGTATTTACTGGCTGAGCTGAACTTCTGCAAAAGACAAGCAATGAGGCATTTTTCAGCATGTTgcatttgtccaaattattcAGGTTCATTATTGTATTGCCTGCTTGTGGTAGTGGTCTGGACTAAAATGTGGAGGAAGAGGAGTAGCCCAAGAGCTTTGTGAATAGCCTTAAGTAACTATGACACCTGCCAGGGTACGATCCCCAGTGACAGACTTACAGGGGCTGGGTTTTCGTTGTATTTCTTTGGCTCGGGTGGTGGTCTGGCGTCTCGGTCTCTTCTGTTATCCTTTCTATAGTCAGAATGAACCCGTAGGTTAACATTCATCAGCAGGACTCACAAAACTTGCCAAGAACACTCAATTATGAAAAAGCTTTAACACTACAGGAGCACTGTGAACTATCCACTCGGATCACCTACACTCTGCAATCAGAGATGGTCACCAATGGACAGCCTTTTTCTTAACTCATGCGACTGTATGCTGATACTGTTGTAGCACTCCAACTACAAACTGGGCATTGTGAGCTTTCTTATTGGCACAAACCTGAGAAAGTCCACAACTTTCAAAAGAAACGGATGCATCGGCAGTCGTGTGGTTAAATGTGGGTCATTCTTTGCAGATGCCCTCATGCTAGCTCCCTGTCTTTGTTTTGTTAACAACTTAAAGAGTTGCTAAGCTGTAAGTGGCTGACCTGTCTGCTTCCTTTCTTCGGTCTCTGTTGGGACCCTCTCCTCGCCCTCGCCCTGCTCCAGGCCCCGCGGGCCCACCTTGGGTCCGTGGGGGCCCCCGGTCCCGGTGTGCACCATCAGCCTTGTTCTCATCTTAAAGGAGAAGCCAGACAGTTGAGACAAGGGGTAGGACTGTAAACTGCTGACTACACTTAGAACATGCTACAGCAACAAATGCCATCCGTGGCCGTGACTGATGGAGGAGCAATGAGAAACAGATCAGAAAATTAACAGTCGGACAGGCAGGTCCGGTGAATCCCATTTCTCCCTCCATACAGCTTTGcctttaaagtcattttgttttgtttacagtgTCCCCCTTGCTATTTGCAAGGTAGTGGGACCAAGCCAAGAAATTCATGGTATCGTGGCAGCAAGATTGGGTCAAACCACTACTTTGGGCTCAAAGGAGACCCGAAACCTTCTTTAAAATACTTGGCAACAAGATGCCACCATAGCAAAACGTTTACTGCTTTGATCCAGGCCCAAACCCAGCCAGATATGAGTTTCTTAGCAAATGACATTCTGTGTGGTGGTGGAGAGGGGTGGAGGGAGGTGATTAGGTGAAACCACAAAaatgtcataattttttttgtaaatattttataaatttttataaatatgttGTCTGAAAATAAGCCAGGTTCCCAAAAAGTCCGGACACTTATaaatgataaaaagaaaaagaatgcaATGATGAGGAAGTgccaaattgtaatattttattcGGAATAGAAAGAAAATGACTATGACAGGTTAAACCTCTAAACTGAAAAACTGTAatggaaaaatgttgattttaaagTCCATGGAGTAAAGAAatctttataaaaataaaacaaaaattgttGCCAAATCCATGCATTCAGTTTGTATCAATTTGTAGTGTCCCAACTTTTTGGGAATCTAGTTCATACATTCTTTTTTCCTTGCAACTTTCCAATTAGAATCATCAGCCATAATGATTTTTGCATATTTGAAAATGATCTCAATTTTAAATACCACTACTGTCgttcaaaaacaaaatagaGTGATCGACTGTTTTGCTGATGGCAACACTCATATTTGAGGAGTGACTTAGACAGGACTCAAGTTTGCTGAAATCCCAAACCGTGTCCCCACGTGAGCCTTACCCTTTTCAGATCCTCGTTCATCTGCTGAATTTGAtgcactaaaaagaaaaaaaggaaagaaaaatctAGCATTACATACAATTTGTacttgatagaaatcaaaaccATACCCTCACCTGAACTTGGGAGGAGCCGAACCATCAGGAGAGACTGGGGCACGCCCTTCGGGTTCAGCAGAGCTGACGGTGGCTGCACTTCTCTTGGCCCAAGCATTCTCCTTGGGGGGAGGTGCAGGCATCACCTTCAGCGGCTCCTTGGCAGGGGGAGGCTGCGAGGAGGATGCAGGGGGAGAGGACTCGTCTTCTCTCCCACTGAAAACCTCATTCTCCCCAGAACGCTCAGAGTCTCGACACTGTGACCCTGGCAGACGAAACAATGGGAAGCTTAAATTGCCTTGTTCGTTCTGGGTTCTTGTATCTGAATCAATATTCATAACTAGTGTGGTACACActaaacattaaaacaaaccACATTTAACTAAATCAATGTGTGCGAAAAGGACAATCTCACCTCTTCCAGAACCACTTCCTTGCTGGGAGGACTCACTTCCTGTACGAGATCTCTCAGTGCGACTTTCCTCACTTCGCCAGCTTGGGTCACTGCATGTAACACATTTAGCCAAATGTCTAAAAACAATGTCACCTTGATCTCAAAAAGCCTATTTGCTTCAATTTCAGCACGCCATTACTACAACTGCTTTCAAAGAGGGCAAACCACGCACTTGTCTCGTATCTTTCTGTCAGGGCCCCCCCGGCTCTTGTCCTCTTCCAGCTGCCTCTGCAGCCTCTCTTCCTGTTTTTTCAGCCTCTCTTCTACCTCGCGTTCCCTGGCTGCTGTGTCAACAGGCTTGGCAGCACCAAAGATGGAGGCGGCTCTGCTGCCGGAAGTCGGTGCGGCAGCTGGAGAAGTTCCTCCACCGGTGCCACTGCTCGCCTCCTCGTCCTTGGGCACGCTGCGAGGCTTTAAATTCAACTTGGGCCTCTGCTGGGGAGCTGCCCAGTGGAACAAAAAGGTTCATATGAAGTGCAATCCCTGAAATCCTAACAACTAACAAATGATCAGAGCCTCACTCACCACCTTTGTCGTCACGCCCCTCATCCCGTTTTTCGTATCGGTCATCATTGTAACGATCCCTGTCTCCGTAACGATCGTTGCTACCTCGGCCATCGTCGTAATCACGACGGAAGCTGCTGCCAAAGGCACGACGGCCTCCTCCACCACCACGAGAGTCGTAACCTAAAAAGCAACGAGTAAAAGAGGAATCACTTGTGGGCATCATTTGAGGAACTGTCATTCTTACATCTTTTGCACGACTAGAATTCTAATAGTGCTCAATGGCTCTCTTTAATCACCTATGTATTATGCCTTAAATAGACTTGTTGGTAGTTACAAGTGGCTTTAACTACCATAGGATAATTTTAAGCATTTCTAACATGCTTTGTGAAATGAATGTTAGAATTTTTTGTATAATCACAAGTACAACTTGAAGTGCAAAATGCAGATTTATGGCCGTGTGCAAAACAACGAGATCTACCCAGGACGAGGACTCACCTCCTCGATCGTAATCTCGACGATCTCGGTCATCGTAGCGATCTCGGTAGCGGTCTCTTCCGCCGTCGTAATCCCGCCGTGGACCATCTCGGAAACGATCCGACTCATAGCGATCTCGGGATCCTGGAAGAAATTATTTATGCCTCAACTTATTTAGCCAAAACATTTGcttgtttcatttgttttgccATTTTAACTTCTTCACTATTGAAATCTACAGTTTAGATGGGGGTGTGTGTTGTACAATGGTAGTGCCTTTTATCTACTACACATATTTGGCTCAAGTTTTTTTCCGCTTCTCCTGGGGAAATGGTAGTGTATAGTATGGGGCAGAAATGTGTTTGTGGCTGCATTAAactactgtagtagtagtagcagcgcAAACATAAACACCTCTTGCCCGTTTGCATTCCTGAGAAATAAAGATAAATGTCGAAAAAAGCTGCCACTGAAAAGAATTCTACAGTCAACCTTTAACTTGACTTACTTTCTCCAAAGGCATCATCCCTCTTGGGAGGTCCTTCGTCAACCTCTCCACTGGGCCGAGCCCTCCAGTCACTGTCTGTCTTGTCAGGGCCCATATCTGCCATTCTCCCACCGCGGTCTCTGCGCCCCATCATTCCACTGTCTCGCTCTGAAGTAGAAAGACACCAGTAGcgtaaatatgaataaaactaCTATCCACTTTCCTCCCCACTGTCTGAAACGGCACGTGCATATTAATAATGATGTGCACCATGTGTGGTGAGTGACAGGTTCAGTGTTCCCCTGTGTTTTAAAGGGAACTGCTAACAATGGTACTTTTGTTAACAAGTCAGTTTACTGGTGGTGGAACCCATGTATAGTTACTGCTTGGATTGCAGATCATCACAGCCACCAGTTGCAAGTCTAGTGCAATAACTGCGGACTGTTAGACagttgatggatttttttttatttttaatgtcaaGTGGAATTACAATATATTGTaggttttagtattttaaccactgagggttgtttttttcatgactCAAGGAAAGAAAGCCATTCATGTGTATTTATTTGACTTTGCCACTATTTactgaaatattgttttaacaAAATGACTTGTTAGTTGGTTTTGACTTAAGAAAATTTGGTCTCCCTTTGCAAGGAAAATTCCAGGATATTTATTGTACATCGATATTAAGCCTAAATACTGTATAGCACGAGATGACTTTTGATCCATATCACAAGCACTAGTTAGTCAGCTACACGAAGGCTTTTTGATTAAAGGGGGTaattgatcattaaaaaaaatcaaaagcaacAAGTGCATTGCATTCTTTTTCCTATAAGAATACATTGCAATACATTTTTAGCAGTATCACCTTGCACTTGTAAAAAGCTTGGAAAAAACCTTTTACCTTTATCATTCGACTGGCCTGCTATATCCACACGGATCCTTCGGTTTCCCAGGTTCTATTGGTATGAACAGATTGGcagaaacaaatttaaaaataacatgaaCAATAAGTGACATGTGCTGCAGAATTAAAGCAAGAGAACTTGACTAAAAACTCAATTACATTGTGCATTGCCTCACCTCCTCATGGAGACTTAATGCACTCAGGAGAGACTCGACATCATCAAACTCAGCATAGCCGAAGCCCTTCAACATCTCATGGTTGGTGGGTTCACGAGGCAGACGCACTGCACTGatctgaaaacaaaaataacagacttaaacattaaaaaattggTTCAGCATCAGAAAAACCGAAACTGGCAGTTCTGACCAATATTACgtgcaaatatttaaaaacagcaAGCATATCGACAGTTAATACGTACTGCCAGGCCGCGAAAGAAGTCTTTGATTGACTCTTCAGTGACATCATAGGGGAGATTGCCGAGAAAGGCAGTATATGGCGGGCTGCGTGGCAGTCGAGAGCGGTCAATATTGGGCTCACGCGCCGAACGGGGTGCAGTGGGCAGGTTGGACCGATCAATGGACGAGCCTCGGAAGGAATCCTCATCTGCGTGCCATGATAGTGATACTGAAAAGTTTATAATAGGAAAGTTAAATTAGACTATtgtcaatattttaaaaaatatataaatacattgcaTCGCTTGTACATAAATTATTTCATGTTAAAAGAATGcaaattcaaatgtattcatCTGATATTGAACAATTGAGGAGAGTTcgattattttgtttcattgttTCTCTTGAACAGTCTTACAATTGTGAtgcagaaaacagaaaataacatcTATTTGAGTGCGAGGCTCACCATCCCCGTCCAAGTCGTCCGTTTCATCAGCCCAGCTCGAGGTTTTGACAGGGTAGCTAGGTGCCGGGGCACTGGCTCCGCTTTCGACCGCCAAGAAGTCAGTCAGAGTCAGGGTCTTCCCCTTCTTATTCTTCTTCTTAGctaaaggaaaaataaacagtttgcACACTGACGTGGGATGCTATGACAAGAACGAAAACCTCACTTGAAAACTTTAATCTTGTTTACATTTGAGTACAACTGCGTGAAGTTATATAAAGCTTGTTCTGGTATGATTAACAGTTTCCCAAGTTCTCTATGTATTCAGATATTGGTAAAAACGAATAAACTAATATACATTTTATTAGTTAATTTTGCTACAGTGAAAATGTATTACCTATTGCAATAAATACCATTTCATAAAAACTTCCAAAACAATATTCCCCATGAAATCACAAAAGTAAACAGAGTGCTCATTGACCCGGATgagagtaaaaaaagaaaaacctttacaaaattattattactaattGAAGGCTTTGTGAATTCCAACATTATTTGCATTCAAGTGTTAACGAACTAATTACTATCGCTCTTCTGTTTACATTTGTTTCCACTTCATGTGGAAATCATTCTTTTGAAATCAACCATGTGCAAAAACATGACTTGTAGTGGTTGGTACGAAAGCGGATGTGTGATCGCTTTGttgctcatttttttatgaatcggCGAGACAAGATCCGCGTGGCATTCAAAGAGATGTATCCAAAAGCACTCCATTCATAAGGCTGACTACTCTTAGGACTCTACCGCAGCTTAGTCAGCACAACGCGCACTGACGGGAGTCTATCGCCGATGACTTGGCTGGCTTTTACGGCCTAGTACAAGTCGCAGCACCACGGTTCTCGTACGCAGTCGTCGCAGGAACTTGGAGCGGAAAGATCGCGGGCCGCTCGACGATGAAAGGCCGCCACGGTTGTGTTTAGGACGCGAGGTAGAGCGCCGCGATCGAGCGGGTTTATTCCCGCACGGACGGCGAGGATGGCGGACGTACACGTGGGGAAGGTCCTCGGATTGCCCGGTCTGAACGGCCCAACCCCTCCTCCATTAAACGCGCTTGCGCCCGTTGCTGCCTAGTGTGCTCCGAGCTTTTAGCTAGCAGTTTGCTAACACGTCACATAGCGAGAAATGCTACGTATTAGCACCCGATCTGAGGCGTACCGACAAGAAGACCAGACAAATCCGACTTGTTGCTCCATAAAATGGAAGTGACATGTGGTTAAAATGTTCTGACGGAGCGAGTCGTTGCTCCTTGCGGTTACCCTCCGTCAACGGTTTCGCATGGGCCAGCATAAAAAATAGCAATCGACCGACGATCGGCACCGGATAACGACGAGGAAATGAGCGGAGATGTTCTTATAACGAGCAAAGCCAAAGTGTTCGGTACTATTCGGGGTTAAAACGAGCTGAATTCTATTCCAAGCGACCCTATCGGTTCACCCACATAAACCTCACCTGACGCCGCCATGTTGGAGAGCGAGTTCGCGGTAGTTCCCGGATGGAAGCGTCAGCGGGTTATTCTCGGGAGCGCGCATTCGGGTTCACGTGCTCTGCCACACTCCCACGCACTATTCAAAATTCTCTTCCTCCCTTGGATGAGCGAGCCGCCATTCACACAtgccatatttattttttatttttttagacaagGGGAAGGTCCGTTTATATCTTTTCCAATGTAATAATCCCCTTTCTAATATCACAAGGTAACTGCAGGCGTAGTAATAAAGAATTGTCACTGATCAAACAGATTATGGATTTCATAGATAGTTCAAGTTTACAATAACCAGTGATTTTAGCACCCTATAGTAGCGGTGATAAACTGGAGTAGAGTAGGCCTAATTACCAGGAAAACTAATTACGACAACTACAACTTCACTATTCTACTACTTCCctctttttccattattttaatAATGTATAGAACAAAAAAGCGGATGTCTCGTCCaaaattcaaaattcatttCCATTTGAAAACTGAGAGCCAAAAAAATTGATCATAATGgagtcaaaaataaaatcaaaagtgATGCAATTGAATTGatcttattgtcatcatacaggTATAATGAGATCTAAAGCTTTCACtatgtagtgcacaaataacaacatcacacagacaaataaatactcAGTAAATAAGAACTAAAGAAAATCCCCACGAGAGTTCCAGTGTTATCATGTGCACATGGAATTGTGCCCCTGTAGGTGGCCTGTGAACTACAATTTCATACACATTTCTCTGACACAGCGAGATTttttgtgattggctgtccttAAATTTGAGGGCGGAGTCAGTTCAGGTAATCGTTAGTGCAGGCCTGCGTCCACCAGAAAAACAAACAGTCCAAGTCGATGGTCATGCAAAAGTGAAAGCTAAGAGGTTAAATTATTATAAAAGATATTTTATATTTAGCGAATTGGCACTTATTAATCATGCTTTGAT contains the following coding sequences:
- the eif4ba gene encoding eukaryotic translation initiation factor 4Ba isoform X1 — protein: MAASAKKKNKKGKTLTLTDFLAVESGASAPAPSYPVKTSSWADETDDLDGDVSLSWHADEDSFRGSSIDRSNLPTAPRSAREPNIDRSRLPRSPPYTAFLGNLPYDVTEESIKDFFRGLAISAVRLPREPTNHEMLKGFGYAEFDDVESLLSALSLHEENLGNRRIRVDIAGQSNDKERDSGMMGRRDRGGRMADMGPDKTDSDWRARPSGEVDEGPPKRDDAFGERSRDRYESDRFRDGPRRDYDGGRDRYRDRYDDRDRRDYDRGGYDSRGGGGGRRAFGSSFRRDYDDGRGSNDRYGDRDRYNDDRYEKRDEGRDDKGAPQQRPKLNLKPRSVPKDEEASSGTGGGTSPAAAPTSGSRAASIFGAAKPVDTAAREREVEERLKKQEERLQRQLEEDKSRGGPDRKIRDNDPSWRSEESRTERSRTGSESSQQGSGSGRGSQCRDSERSGENEVFSGREDESSPPASSSQPPPAKEPLKVMPAPPPKENAWAKRSAATVSSAEPEGRAPVSPDGSAPPKFSASNSADERGSEKDENKADGAHRDRGPPRTQGGPAGPGAGRGRGEGPNRDRRKEADRKDNRRDRDARPPPEPKKYNENPAPKFSSASKYAALLMDGDGDDAGDVE
- the eif4ba gene encoding eukaryotic translation initiation factor 4Ba isoform X2 translates to MAASAKKKNKKGKTLTLTDFLAVESGASAPAPSYPVKTSSWADETDDLDGDVSLSWHADEDSFRGSSIDRSNLPTAPRSAREPNIDRSRLPRSPPYTAFLGNLPYDVTEESIKDFFRGLAISAVRLPREPTNHEMLKGFGYAEFDDVESLLSALSLHEENLGNRRIRVDIAGQSNDKERDSGMMGRRDRGGRMADMGPDKTDSDWRARPSGEVDEGPPKRDDAFGERSRDRYESDRFRDGPRRDYDGGRDRYRDRYDDRDRRDYDRGGYDSRGGGGGRRAFGSSFRRDYDDGRGSNDRYGDRDRYNDDRYEKRDEGRDDKGAPQQRPKLNLKPRSVPKDEEASSGTGGGTSPAAAPTSGSRAASIFGAAKPVDTAAREREVEERLKKQEERLQRQLEEDKSRGGPDRKIRDNDPSWRSEESRTERSRTGSESSQQGSGSGRGSQCRDSERSGENEVFSGREDESSPPASSSQPPPAKEPLKVMPAPPPKENAWAKRSAATVSSAEPEGRAPVSPDGSAPPKFSASNSADERGSEKEVQLSQ